From Azospirillum baldaniorum, the proteins below share one genomic window:
- a CDS encoding CopG family transcriptional regulator: MSENARDQKPKAGDSEKITINLGYVDLGHIDLLVQEGFYANRTDLIRTAIRNQIDRHGDALRQAVTRKRVDLGLRHYSRGDLEAARDAGEMLDIRVLGLATIAQDVTPDLARATIASIAVLGALHASSAVKAALADRMR; the protein is encoded by the coding sequence ATGTCTGAAAACGCCCGCGATCAAAAGCCGAAGGCTGGGGACAGCGAGAAGATCACGATCAATCTCGGCTATGTCGATCTCGGCCACATCGATCTGCTGGTGCAGGAAGGGTTCTACGCGAACCGCACGGACCTCATCCGCACCGCCATCCGCAACCAGATCGACCGCCATGGCGACGCCTTGCGGCAGGCGGTGACGCGCAAACGCGTCGATCTCGGCCTGCGCCATTACAGCCGCGGTGATCTGGAGGCGGCACGGGATGCCGGGGAGATGCTCGACATCCGTGTCCTCGGGCTGGCCACGATCGCCCAGGACGTCACCCCGGACCTCGCCCGCGCCACCATCGCTTCGATCGCCGTGCTGGGGGCGCTGCACGCCAGCAGCGCCGTCAAGGCGGCCCTTGCGGACCGCATGCGCTGA
- a CDS encoding ferritin-like domain-containing protein, which translates to MSEQALKELFIKELQDTYSSETQIIEALPAMVEAASSPQLKQAFETHLRETDGQVRRLEQIFQILQAEPGGNTCEATQGLIEEAEEIIGEGLPAEVLDVALIMAAQKVEHYEIASYGSLRTLAETCGMTDIARLLEQTLEEEKATDQKLNQLAEGDINMRAFRAA; encoded by the coding sequence ATGTCGGAACAAGCACTGAAGGAACTCTTCATCAAGGAACTGCAGGACACCTACAGCTCGGAAACGCAGATCATCGAAGCCCTGCCGGCAATGGTCGAAGCCGCCTCGTCGCCCCAGCTCAAGCAGGCTTTTGAAACCCATCTGCGCGAGACCGACGGTCAGGTCAGACGCCTGGAGCAGATATTCCAGATCCTCCAGGCCGAACCGGGCGGGAACACATGCGAGGCGACCCAGGGCCTGATCGAGGAGGCCGAGGAGATCATCGGCGAGGGTCTCCCGGCGGAAGTGCTCGATGTCGCTCTCATCATGGCGGCGCAAAAGGTCGAGCATTATGAGATTGCCAGCTACGGCTCGCTGAGGACATTGGCCGAGACCTGCGGCATGACCGACATCGCCCGTCTGCTCGAACAGACCCTCGAAGAGGAAAAGGCAACCGATCAGAAACTCAACCAACTCGCCGAGGGCGACATCAACATGCGTGCCTTCAGGGCGGCGTAG
- a CDS encoding SDR family NAD(P)-dependent oxidoreductase translates to MSGIAGFAGSIRAVVIGASGGIGAAVTHRLLADPGVTDVLALSRRPVAPAGKLRTGFLDLADESSIIDAAALAEAVDLVFIASGLLHQDAVQPEKSWRTLDPMAMAQLFQVNAIGPALVAKHFLPRMPRYGRAVFAALSAKVGSITDNRLGGWYGYRASKAALNQIIRTTAIELARSRPDAICVTLHPGTVDTPLSQPFQAAVARDRLFTPAVAAAHLLGVLGGLTPMDSGGLFAWDGRRLPY, encoded by the coding sequence ATGAGCGGCATTGCAGGCTTCGCCGGCTCGATCCGGGCGGTTGTGATCGGGGCGAGCGGCGGCATTGGCGCCGCCGTGACGCACCGATTGCTCGCCGATCCCGGGGTGACGGACGTGCTGGCCTTGTCCCGCCGCCCGGTCGCGCCGGCGGGCAAGCTGCGCACCGGCTTCCTCGATCTTGCCGATGAGTCCTCCATCATCGATGCGGCGGCTTTGGCCGAAGCGGTCGATCTCGTTTTCATCGCCAGCGGCCTGCTGCACCAGGATGCGGTGCAACCGGAGAAGAGTTGGCGCACGCTGGATCCGATGGCCATGGCGCAACTGTTCCAGGTCAACGCCATCGGCCCGGCGCTGGTCGCCAAGCACTTCCTGCCACGGATGCCGCGGTACGGACGGGCGGTTTTCGCGGCTCTCTCCGCGAAAGTCGGCAGCATTACCGACAACCGGCTTGGCGGTTGGTATGGCTACCGGGCATCCAAGGCGGCGCTCAATCAGATCATTCGCACCACAGCCATCGAACTGGCGCGTTCGCGACCGGACGCGATCTGCGTCACGCTGCATCCGGGCACCGTCGACACCCCCCTATCGCAACCGTTCCAAGCCGCCGTGGCCCGGGACCGGCTGTTCACCCCTGCGGTTGCCGCCGCCCACCTGCTCGGCGTCCTTGGTGGGTTGACGCCGATGGACAGCGGCGGACTGTTCGCATGGGACGGTCGGCGGCTGCCCTACTGA
- a CDS encoding isocitrate lyase/PEP mutase family protein, whose amino-acid sequence MADHDQARAAFADLHQAGCFVIPNPWDVGSAVMLKHLGFRALATTSAGFAFARGLPDTDWAVPRGDMLSHIADMVRATDLAVNADFESGYAHDCEGLARNVRLCADTGVAGLSIEDATGDPAKPLYEFHHAVERVAAAAEALRGTGVLLTARCESLLVDHPATVEEALRRLPAYAAAGADVLYAPGLRTPDVIKAAVDAVHPKPLNLLVSSPIGLSVEQIAALGVRRISLGSGLNRAAWGGFLRAARMLADHGRFDALGEAEPFDALNGFFRTHGRQTP is encoded by the coding sequence ATGGCTGACCACGACCAAGCCCGTGCTGCTTTCGCCGACCTTCACCAGGCCGGCTGCTTCGTCATTCCCAATCCGTGGGATGTCGGAAGCGCCGTGATGCTGAAGCATCTGGGATTCCGCGCCTTGGCCACCACCTCGGCGGGCTTCGCCTTCGCGCGGGGGCTTCCCGACACCGATTGGGCGGTGCCGCGCGGCGACATGCTGTCCCACATCGCCGACATGGTCCGGGCGACCGACCTGGCGGTGAACGCCGACTTCGAGTCCGGCTACGCCCATGACTGCGAGGGGCTGGCACGCAATGTGCGCCTGTGCGCCGACACCGGCGTGGCGGGCCTGTCCATTGAGGACGCCACGGGCGACCCGGCGAAGCCGCTGTACGAGTTCCATCACGCCGTCGAGCGGGTGGCCGCGGCGGCGGAGGCGTTGCGGGGAACCGGCGTCCTCCTGACCGCACGTTGCGAGTCCCTGCTGGTGGATCACCCGGCGACCGTCGAGGAGGCGTTGCGTCGCTTGCCGGCCTACGCCGCGGCGGGAGCCGATGTCCTCTACGCGCCGGGCTTGCGGACGCCGGACGTCATCAAGGCGGCGGTCGACGCCGTCCACCCGAAGCCGCTCAACCTGCTGGTCTCGTCCCCGATCGGCCTGTCGGTGGAGCAGATCGCCGCCCTGGGCGTCCGGCGCATCAGCCTGGGCAGCGGCCTCAACCGTGCCGCCTGGGGCGGCTTCCTGCGGGCGGCCCGGATGCTGGCCGACCACGGGCGCTTCGACGCCCTCGGCGAGGCCGAACCGTTCGATGCGCTCAACGGGTTCTTCCGGACGCACGGCCGGCAAACACCCTGA
- a CDS encoding extracellular catalytic domain type 1 short-chain-length polyhydroxyalkanoate depolymerase, whose protein sequence is MTDRVPAGMAEALRLTRAGDLTGATALIQRLLRGTSGTPDAPPGAGPTVIDVEPLRVDTPPDLPDAPPRRAAAFKPAGAFAGRLHPGPRVGLGETLRGLAARAMPAGLDLGMGGIARPAADPLPDGASFTAASYGNTAGTRSYKLYVPANRRGGQPLPLVVMLHGCTQSPDDFATGTRMNQLAEEHGCLVVYPEQPSSANAQRCWNWFNPADQRRGDGEPSLIAGITRRVMSDHAVDADRVFVAGLSAGGAAAAILGAAYPDLYAAIGVHSGLPQGAAHDLPSAFAAMRQGGGATGRPFARPVPTIVFHGDRDSTVHPRNADDVIAQSGASAAGAPTTVEHGRMPGGHGYTRRLLMDASGHALCEQWTIQGAGHAWAGGSPAGSYTDPRGPDASREMLRFFLENPRRRSSAP, encoded by the coding sequence ATGACCGACCGCGTCCCTGCCGGAATGGCCGAGGCGTTGCGCCTCACCCGGGCCGGCGACCTCACCGGCGCAACCGCCCTCATTCAACGCCTGCTGCGTGGGACGTCCGGGACACCCGACGCGCCTCCCGGTGCCGGCCCGACCGTCATCGACGTCGAGCCGCTGCGGGTGGACACCCCGCCGGACCTTCCGGACGCACCACCGCGCCGCGCCGCGGCCTTCAAGCCCGCCGGTGCCTTTGCCGGCCGGCTCCATCCCGGACCGCGGGTTGGCCTGGGCGAGACCCTGCGCGGCCTCGCCGCCCGCGCCATGCCGGCGGGACTCGACCTTGGGATGGGCGGCATTGCCCGTCCGGCCGCCGATCCGTTGCCGGACGGCGCCTCCTTCACCGCGGCGTCCTATGGCAACACGGCCGGGACGCGCTCCTACAAGCTTTACGTTCCGGCCAACCGCCGCGGCGGCCAACCGCTTCCACTGGTGGTGATGCTGCACGGCTGCACCCAGTCGCCGGACGACTTCGCCACGGGCACCCGGATGAACCAACTGGCGGAAGAGCATGGCTGTCTGGTCGTCTATCCGGAGCAGCCGTCCTCGGCCAACGCCCAACGGTGCTGGAACTGGTTCAACCCCGCCGACCAGCGGCGTGGCGACGGCGAGCCCTCGCTGATCGCGGGGATCACCAGGCGGGTCATGAGCGACCATGCCGTCGATGCCGACCGCGTCTTCGTCGCCGGGCTCTCGGCCGGCGGTGCGGCGGCGGCCATCCTGGGAGCGGCCTATCCCGATCTCTACGCCGCCATCGGGGTGCATTCCGGCCTTCCCCAGGGCGCCGCTCATGACCTTCCCTCCGCTTTTGCGGCCATGCGTCAGGGTGGTGGAGCGACGGGACGGCCGTTCGCCCGGCCGGTGCCGACCATCGTCTTTCACGGCGACCGCGACAGCACGGTTCATCCGCGCAACGCCGACGACGTGATCGCGCAATCCGGGGCGAGTGCTGCGGGGGCGCCGACGACGGTGGAGCATGGCCGGATGCCCGGCGGGCACGGCTACACCCGTCGCCTCCTCATGGACGCCTCCGGTCATGCGCTGTGCGAGCAGTGGACGATCCAGGGCGCCGGACACGCCTGGGCGGGAGGCAGCCCAGCCGGCTCCTACACCGATCCGCGGGGGCCGGACGCTTCACGGGAGATGCTGCGATTCTTCCTCGAAAACCCGCGACGCCGGTCATCCGCGCCATAG